A window from Kovacikia minuta CCNUW1 encodes these proteins:
- the cpdA gene encoding 3',5'-cyclic-AMP phosphodiesterase, with product MSVLSPLRVVQITDVHLFADSDQLLLGLPTTESFEVVLRQVATLDPAPDLIVLTGDLSQDGKPESYKLLRSLLKPLGIPVYWLPGNHDYLPAMEPILDGSVISSQKSFCVRGWCFLLLNSQVPGHVHGCLKQESLKWLDHQLTAMRDYPTLVGLHHPPFLVGSNWLDGSTLQNSSDLFSVLDRHPQVRLVVFGHIHQEYSHQRQGVQYLGTPSTCIQFEPHSSDFALDQERPGFRLLHLYPDGTWWTAVERTNYVHELDLVTRGY from the coding sequence ATGTCCGTGCTTTCTCCCCTGCGTGTTGTACAGATTACCGATGTACATTTATTTGCAGATTCTGACCAACTTTTGTTAGGACTGCCAACCACGGAATCTTTTGAGGTGGTTCTAAGGCAGGTAGCCACTCTTGATCCTGCTCCCGACCTTATAGTGTTGACTGGGGATTTATCACAGGATGGTAAGCCTGAGTCCTATAAGCTGTTGAGAAGTCTACTAAAACCTCTGGGAATTCCAGTTTACTGGCTGCCAGGAAATCATGATTACTTACCAGCAATGGAGCCAATCCTGGATGGTTCCGTCATTTCTTCTCAAAAATCTTTTTGTGTAAGGGGTTGGTGCTTTTTACTGTTGAATTCTCAGGTTCCAGGGCATGTTCATGGTTGTTTGAAACAGGAGAGTTTGAAGTGGCTGGATCATCAATTAACTGCAATGCGTGACTATCCTACGCTTGTGGGATTACACCATCCTCCTTTTCTCGTCGGCTCAAATTGGCTAGATGGAAGTACCCTACAAAATTCTAGTGATTTGTTTTCGGTGCTGGATCGCCACCCCCAGGTTAGGCTTGTTGTGTTTGGGCATATTCATCAAGAGTATAGCCACCAGCGTCAGGGCGTACAGTATTTAGGAACGCCTTCTACTTGCATTCAGTTTGAACCGCATAGTTCAGATTTTGCTTTGGATCAGGAAAGGCCGGGCTTCAGGCTGCTCCATCTTTATCCTGATGGAACGT